Genomic DNA from Gemmatimonadota bacterium:
ATTGGCCCACATGTTTCGGGACCATGCTTCCCGTGATGTCGGGCGGCGTCTTCTGGGAGCACCTCCACCGCCTCGTCGCGGGAGGGCTCCTGCTCATGTTCGGTCTCGCGACCTGGCTGGCCAGAAAGGAAACCGCCGACCGCCCGTGGATCTTCAAGGCCTGCCTGGCGGGCATGACTCTACTCGTCATCCAGGCAGTGGTAGGGGGACTCACCGTCATCTACCGGCTGCCGGACCTCGTCTCGACCACCCACCTGGGCTTGGCCCTGCTCTTTCTCGTGTTGGCCACGGTCCTCGCGTCGGCGACGAGCTGGTCACGGGAAGCGTCACCGCTGGACGCCGGGGTCGCGAGCCGGGTGACCAAGTTCGCCACAGCAGTAAGCGTCCTAGTCTTTCTCCAATCCGTGATCGGTGGCCTCGTTCGCCACACGGACGCGGGCATGGCATGTCCGGACGCCCCACTCTGTCTCGGCCGGCTCGTTCCGCCGCTCGTGAACATGCCCATCGTTCTCCACTTCGGGCACCGGGTGGTCGGGATGCTCGAGCTCGTAGCGATCGTGTGGCTCGCGATCTGGGTCGTGCGCCAGGGCACGACCGCCGCCATACGTACGTGGGCGTTGCTCGCTGCCGGTCTGGTCGTCGCCCAGGTGTCACTGGGCTTTCTCTCGGTACTCACGGTGCTGGCCGTGATCCCGGTCTCCTTCCACACGCTGGGCGCGGCCGCTCTGCTCACCGCCCTCGTGCACTTGGCGACAGTCACACGTGTCGCCGCCAGGACGCCCACGCGGGCTCCACAGACCCAGGTGGCCTGAGCTTCTCGTGGAGCGGTGAGCGAGAGTCCTGCCGGAGGTCGCTGGCTCGGGTACCTGGAGGCGATCGTAGCGGCGTGCCTCTGGGGGTCCTCCGGCATCTTTGCGGTGCACCTCTTCCGCATGGGTGTGCCGCCCGAGAGCGTGGCTCTGCTTCGTCCAGCGGTCGGCGCGCTGGTCTTGGTCGCCGTGTTCGGGGTCCTACGCCCCGCGTCGCTGCGCGTCAGCCGAAGCGGGCTTCTCATTCTCGGGCTCGGAGGCGGCGTCGCGGTCGGCATCTTCCAGTTGGCATACCATCTGTCGACCGATGCGGTCGGAGTGCCCACGACGGTTGCGCTGCTGTACTTGGCACCGGCGGTCGTGGTTGCCGCGGCAGGGCCACTCTTGGGCGAGTGGCCTACCCGTACTCGGGCGGCGCTCGTGGTCGTGACCCTCGTCGGCGTCTGGCTCTCCGTCGCGGGCGCCGATGACGTGCCCGCGGTTTT
This window encodes:
- a CDS encoding DMT family transporter, with translation MSESPAGGRWLGYLEAIVAACLWGSSGIFAVHLFRMGVPPESVALLRPAVGALVLVAVFGVLRPASLRVSRSGLLILGLGGGVAVGIFQLAYHLSTDAVGVPTTVALLYLAPAVVVAAAGPLLGEWPTRTRAALVVVTLVGVWLSVAGADDVPAVFGSVGLAWGGLAGLSYAAYTLFGRFASARYGAVPTVVYSTIGACVMLTATLLSTEGAIELPDTATAWGLIMVFGATTIALAQFLFFDALARIEASRASLATAIEPVVAAILATLLLDQGLRSVGWIGIALVAASVVGVGVTGRRAGP
- a CDS encoding heme A synthase, translating into MLHRRAFTVTVAWTLLLLYLGSVVHATESSLACPDWPTCFGTMLPVMSGGVFWEHLHRLVAGGLLLMFGLATWLARKETADRPWIFKACLAGMTLLVIQAVVGGLTVIYRLPDLVSTTHLGLALLFLVLATVLASATSWSREASPLDAGVASRVTKFATAVSVLVFLQSVIGGLVRHTDAGMACPDAPLCLGRLVPPLVNMPIVLHFGHRVVGMLELVAIVWLAIWVVRQGTTAAIRTWALLAAGLVVAQVSLGFLSVLTVLAVIPVSFHTLGAAALLTALVHLATVTRVAARTPTRAPQTQVA